The sequence CTGTACGCGACGGTGCTGTCGCACCCCTCCCTGGCCCGCTCCCTCGCCTTCCACCTCGCCAACAAGCTCTGCTCCTCCACCCTCCTCTCCACCCTCCTCTACGACCTCGTCCTccactccttctcctcctctccctccctcATCTCCGCTGTTGTCGCCGACCTCCTCGCCGTCCGTCACCGCGACCCCGCCTGCGCCTCCTTCTCCCACTGCCTCCTCAACTACAAGGGTTTCCTCGCCGTCCAGGCTCACCGCGTGTCCCACCACCTCTGGACCCAGAACCGCCGCCCCCTCGCCCTCGCCCTCCAGTCCCGCATCGCCGACGTCTTCGCCGTCGACATCCACCCCGCCGCCCGCATCGGCAAGGGCATCCTCCTCGACCAcgccaccggcgtcgtcgtcggcGAGACCGCCGTCATCGGCAACAACGTTTCCATCCTCCACCACGTCACCCTCGGCGGCACCGGCAAGGCCGTCGGGGACCGCCACCCCAAGATCGGGGACGGCGTCCTCATCGGTGCTGGCGCCACCATCCTCGGGAACATCCGCATCGGCGAGGGGGCCAAGATCGGGGCCGGATCCGTCGTGCTGATCGACGTGCCCCCCAGGACCACCGCCGTTGGGAACCCCGCCCGACTCGTCG comes from Musa acuminata AAA Group cultivar baxijiao chromosome BXJ3-3, Cavendish_Baxijiao_AAA, whole genome shotgun sequence and encodes:
- the LOC103978459 gene encoding probable serine acetyltransferase 1; amino-acid sequence: MPAGQVNQNGVGPTAAMVPTYPPPESETEESWVWAQIKAEAHRDADSEPALASFLYATVLSHPSLARSLAFHLANKLCSSTLLSTLLYDLVLHSFSSSPSLISAVVADLLAVRHRDPACASFSHCLLNYKGFLAVQAHRVSHHLWTQNRRPLALALQSRIADVFAVDIHPAARIGKGILLDHATGVVVGETAVIGNNVSILHHVTLGGTGKAVGDRHPKIGDGVLIGAGATILGNIRIGEGAKIGAGSVVLIDVPPRTTAVGNPARLVGGKDKPARHDDLPSESMDHTSFIQEWSDYII